The proteins below come from a single Benincasa hispida cultivar B227 chromosome 4, ASM972705v1, whole genome shotgun sequence genomic window:
- the LOC120075991 gene encoding probable trehalose-phosphate phosphatase D encodes MTNQKASLPKAKSRISVAFTVARIGGFMANISKKKLFKRTENGGRGRAIASSVDLMRASSPTRLNNSPFSLSQSPWIFQLPSALNMFDQITTASKGKQIVMFLDYDGTLSPIVEDPDRAFMSNEMRAAVKNIATCFPTAIVSGRCKDKVYEFVGLAELFYAGSHGMDIQGPTKGYNNKYNKTVLFQPASELLPMIDEVCSYKTLSDITKSITGAKVENNKFCISVHFRCVDEKRWGALSEQVKSVVNQYPKLVLSLGRKVLEIRPAIKWDKGKALEFLLESLGFANSSDVLPVYIGDDRTDEDAFKVLQSKGLGFGILVSKFPKETCASYSLQEPSEVEEFLCRLVNWKRSMGALLSQSTLSN; translated from the exons ATGACCAACCAGAAAGCTTCTCTTCCCAAAGCCAAATCACGAATCAGTGTGGCCTTTACAGTCGCAAGAATTGGAGGATTTATGGCTaatatttcaaagaaaaagCTTTTCAAAAGAACTGAAAATGGCGGTCGAGGCAGAGCCATTGCTTCCTCTGTTGATTTGATGAGAGCTTCTTCTCCTACACGTCTTAATAACtctcctttttctctttctcaatCCCCATGGATT TTTCAACTTCCTTCTGCACTGAACATGTTCGACCAAATTACAACAGCCTCTAAAGGCAAACAAATTGTCATGTTTTTGGATTATGATGGCACTCTTTCCCCTATTGTTGAAGATCCTGATAGAGCATTCATGAGCAATGAG ATGAGAGCAGCAGTGAAAAACATTGCTACGTGTTTTCCAACTGCTATAGTCAGCGGAAGATGCAAAGACAAG GTTTATGAATTTGTTGGATTGGCAGAGCTGTTCTATGCAGGGAGTCATGGAATGGACATACAAGGCCCAACTAAAGGctataataataaatacaacAAA ACAGTGCTTTTCCAACCGGCAAGTGAGCTGCTGCCCATGATTGACGAGGTTTGTTC gtATAAAACCTTGTCAGATATAACAAAGTCCATTACAGGAGCTAAAGTGGAAAACAACAAGTTCTGCATTTCTGTGCATTTTCGCTGCGTCGatgaaaaa AGATGGGGTGCATTATCGGAGCAAGTAAAATCGGTGGTTAATCAATATCCTAAATTGGTTCTGAGTTTAGGACGAAAG GTACTAGAGATTCGGCCAGCAATCAAATGGGACAAAGGCAAAGCTTTGGAATTTTTGCTAGAGTCATTag GGTTTGCAAATTCTAGTGATGTCTTGCCAGTTTATATTGGAGATGATCGAACAGACGAGGATGCATTCAAg GTTTTGCAAAGTAAAGGATTAGGGTTTGGAATCCTTGTGTCAAAATTCCCCAAGGAAACTTGTGCCTCTTATTCCTTGCAAGAACCATCCGAG GTTGAGGAGTTTCTTTGTCGTCTGGTAAATTGGAAAAGATCAATGGGAGCATTATTATCCCAATCCacattatctaattaa